A portion of the Paenibacillus sp. PvR098 genome contains these proteins:
- a CDS encoding Mu transposase C-terminal domain-containing protein, giving the protein MNTSLTLADVTRILIKCVLHYNNFHHLADYKRDENQIAENVPPIPIHLWNYGIQYKSGKLRRVSQDVLRFNLLPSERATVTPKGIRFNGMLYSCETALKEKWFIRARKGTFKVDISYDPRCVTQIYLRLGRNEYDVCYLLESQLRYKDRSTDDVIFLLAMEQQEKAGFKEQELGQRISLAAEIEEIVQVAVKKTKAEAVPESNAKKLRDIRENRRKETEHNREQESIILSGVRQPNAPAADSNEQKDDNDMPNHLELLKQLQQEGLHGNR; this is encoded by the coding sequence TTGAACACATCTTTGACCTTAGCAGATGTGACCAGAATTCTCATTAAATGCGTGCTCCACTATAACAACTTTCATCATCTTGCAGACTATAAACGTGATGAAAACCAAATTGCAGAGAATGTCCCGCCGATTCCGATTCATTTGTGGAATTACGGTATTCAATATAAATCTGGCAAGCTTCGGAGGGTATCTCAAGATGTTCTTCGATTTAATCTCCTTCCATCCGAAAGAGCAACTGTGACTCCAAAAGGAATCAGGTTCAACGGCATGTTGTACAGTTGTGAAACAGCTCTAAAAGAAAAATGGTTTATTCGGGCAAGGAAAGGGACATTCAAAGTGGATATTTCTTACGACCCCCGATGCGTGACTCAAATATATTTGCGGTTAGGACGTAACGAATATGATGTCTGCTATTTGCTGGAGTCCCAGTTACGATATAAGGACAGGTCAACAGATGATGTTATATTTTTGTTAGCCATGGAACAACAGGAAAAGGCAGGATTCAAAGAACAAGAATTAGGGCAACGTATTTCGTTAGCGGCGGAGATAGAGGAGATCGTCCAAGTAGCAGTCAAAAAAACAAAAGCGGAAGCAGTTCCAGAATCCAATGCCAAAAAGCTGAGGGATATTCGTGAAAATAGACGAAAAGAGACGGAACACAATCGAGAGCAGGAAAGCATTATTTTATCGGGAGTAAGGCAACCGAATGCCCCTGCCGCTGATTCGAACGAACAAAAAGATGATAATGATATGCCCAATCATCTTGAATTATTGAAGCAGTTACAGCAGGAGGGGCTACATGGAAATCGTTAG